In Leptospira congkakensis, one DNA window encodes the following:
- a CDS encoding calcium:proton antiporter, which translates to MANSKTISSNDWLSFTSFLVLLFAMIAPIGEGLLIAFAVVFLAVGISSAVHSAEVIAERVGPSLGTLILAISVTVIEVALIVSLMSNDTADSPQIARDTVFAALMIVTNGIIGICILLGGLKHKELGFQSVGTTALLGVLAVLSTLTLILPLFTTTTNRGTYSAGQLIFVSLASLVLYGSLVWSQTKSHKNFFAVSEEEVSQPEISGTRPSKKRAVTSFISLLFSLVAVVGLSKILSPTIESTIAALGAPKAVVGIVIAILVLAPETLAAMNAAKINELQTSLNLALGSGAASIALTIPAVSLYSLMFDKPLTLGLDSKGIVFLMVTFLAGSFTFGSGRTTSLHGLIHLVIMASFLAISLMP; encoded by the coding sequence ATGGCAAATTCAAAAACAATCTCATCCAATGACTGGCTCTCGTTCACATCCTTTTTGGTATTATTATTTGCTATGATCGCACCGATTGGTGAAGGGCTTCTCATCGCATTCGCTGTTGTATTTTTAGCCGTCGGTATCTCAAGTGCAGTTCATAGCGCAGAAGTCATCGCGGAACGAGTGGGACCATCGCTCGGAACTTTGATTTTAGCAATTTCTGTTACGGTGATTGAAGTGGCACTCATTGTCAGTCTTATGAGTAACGACACGGCAGATTCACCACAAATTGCAAGAGATACAGTTTTTGCGGCTCTAATGATTGTGACAAACGGAATCATAGGCATTTGCATTTTGTTAGGTGGTTTAAAGCATAAAGAACTAGGCTTTCAATCTGTAGGAACCACTGCCTTACTCGGAGTTCTTGCGGTATTATCCACACTTACTTTAATTCTGCCTTTGTTCACAACTACGACAAACAGAGGAACCTATAGTGCAGGACAACTCATCTTTGTATCACTTGCATCTCTTGTATTGTATGGGTCACTGGTATGGTCGCAAACAAAATCTCATAAAAACTTTTTTGCGGTTTCTGAGGAAGAGGTATCACAACCTGAAATCTCTGGAACTAGACCAAGTAAAAAAAGAGCCGTTACTAGTTTTATCTCCCTTTTATTTTCTTTAGTTGCCGTTGTGGGTTTGTCTAAAATTCTGAGTCCTACCATTGAGAGCACCATTGCAGCGTTAGGCGCACCAAAAGCCGTTGTGGGGATTGTGATTGCAATTTTGGTTTTGGCTCCAGAAACATTGGCCGCTATGAATGCGGCAAAAATCAATGAGCTACAAACGAGTTTGAACTTAGCTTTGGGATCAGGAGCGGCGAGTATTGCACTCACAATTCCCGCTGTGAGTTTGTATTCTCTTATGTTTGATAAACCATTAACCCTTGGATTGGATAGCAAAGGGATTGTGTTTTTGATGGTCACCTTTCTTGCAGGAAGTTTTACTTTTGGATCGGGAAGGACCACATCACTGCATGGACTCATCCACTTAGTGATTATGGCTTCCTTTTTAGCTATTTCACTGATGCCTTAG